A portion of the Planctomycetota bacterium genome contains these proteins:
- a CDS encoding serine hydrolase domain-containing protein, whose amino-acid sequence MRRFAVPVLSVLGVLAPVAFVPGAIGQPASPQPHEPTPAPQRPAPAPQQPALPEAPPDAALIAHDVSALLEPIRAKHDVPALAACLVSGETVTMIGASGVREANGNDPATVDDLWHIGSCAKAITATLCAVLVEEGRLTWGSTPADVFPELAPDMHESWRKVTLRHLVTHRGGVVANATGALGTRLARSNEPPHVQRRLLVEALTQAPTASPPGTSHEYSNVGYAIAGAMCERAAGEPYESLVRRRVLSPLGADRVGFGAPGLRGVVSQPRGHTGPRTPVQPGHGADNPPWIAPAGGLHMPLRDWARFIALHLRGNAQNPSRAERLISRESFDLLHTPDAGEYAGGWGRGSRPWAGGVVLTHAGSNTMWFCVVWVAPKRDFAVLACTNIGGDAGAKAADEAVGALIQRHLASNADAARDAGGK is encoded by the coding sequence ATGCGTCGCTTCGCCGTGCCGGTGCTGTCAGTGCTCGGCGTGCTCGCTCCGGTGGCCTTCGTGCCCGGCGCGATCGGGCAGCCAGCCTCGCCACAGCCACACGAGCCCACCCCCGCGCCCCAGCGGCCGGCCCCCGCGCCGCAGCAGCCTGCGCTCCCCGAGGCTCCGCCCGACGCCGCGCTCATCGCGCACGACGTCTCGGCCCTGCTCGAACCCATCCGCGCGAAACACGATGTCCCCGCGCTCGCCGCGTGTCTGGTCTCGGGCGAGACGGTCACCATGATCGGCGCCAGTGGCGTGCGCGAGGCCAACGGCAACGACCCCGCGACCGTCGACGACCTCTGGCACATCGGCTCGTGCGCCAAGGCCATCACCGCGACGCTGTGCGCCGTGCTCGTGGAGGAAGGCCGCCTGACGTGGGGCTCCACGCCCGCCGACGTCTTCCCCGAACTCGCCCCGGACATGCACGAGTCGTGGCGGAAGGTCACGCTCCGCCACCTCGTGACGCACCGCGGCGGCGTCGTCGCGAACGCGACGGGCGCACTCGGCACGCGCCTGGCGCGGAGCAACGAGCCGCCCCACGTGCAGCGGCGTCTGCTCGTCGAGGCGCTGACGCAAGCGCCGACCGCGTCCCCGCCCGGGACGTCGCACGAGTACTCGAACGTGGGCTACGCGATCGCAGGGGCGATGTGCGAACGTGCCGCGGGGGAGCCGTACGAATCGCTCGTGCGTCGCCGGGTGCTCTCGCCCCTGGGGGCGGATCGTGTGGGCTTCGGCGCCCCCGGGCTGCGGGGTGTGGTGAGCCAGCCGCGCGGGCACACGGGCCCGCGCACGCCCGTGCAGCCCGGGCATGGCGCGGACAACCCGCCGTGGATCGCCCCCGCGGGCGGGCTGCACATGCCGCTGCGCGACTGGGCCCGCTTCATCGCGCTGCACCTGCGGGGCAACGCGCAGAACCCCAGCCGCGCGGAGCGCCTGATCTCGCGTGAATCGTTCGACCTGCTGCACACGCCCGACGCGGGGGAGTACGCGGGCGGCTGGGGCCGCGGGTCGCGTCCGTGGGCCGGGGGCGTCGTGCTGACGCACGCCGGGAGCAACACGATGTGGTTCTGCGTCGTGTGGGTGGCGCCCAAGAGGGACTTCGCCGTGCTCGCCTGCACGAACATCGGGGGCGACGCGGGCGCGAAGGCGGCCGACGAAGCGGTGGGGGCGCTCATCCAGCGTCATCTGGCGTCCAACGCCGACGCGGCCCGCGACGCCGGCGGGAAGTAG
- the smc gene encoding chromosome segregation protein SMC → MRLRKLTLSGFKSFADVTEFTFDDAVTGIVGPNGCGKSNVVDAIKWVLGERSSKSLRGQEMVDVIFAGSAGRKPMGMASVALTFDNPVLTGGVGAAAPAIEMAVAGDASRDPQAGAASAPAEPGAPTAHDAEAQGSDASPAPAARGRRALPVDSDVVEIERRLYRDGDSEYLINGRVARLKDIREMFLDTGVGADAYSIIEQGKVDAMLLASPQERRVIFEEAAGIAKYRQRRVEAERKLARTQANLTGVREQLESTERRLRVVKGQAAKARKFVELDTELRAWRAALAFEQYDELESRLAGLTSRQALLDTERAEVGRLLAEAEATKQAREIERHELAATAQDLERARLAASHEEQQAAQRATMLARAADEAVHQAQSDRRRLDEIETSRAAAEQQGEEQRALLADLSRDLAARESSLATAQTRRAECVRALQAARAELTAKTSAAQRIDRERLGLVASIAGEARRSEGVREQAERLRKRGEALDADERAAREAVTQGEARARDAQARVAELEATVRGLESRIDALGAERRERAELLGQVEQDLARADSRRAMLHEMIETRAGFDEAVRRVLDMKARGEGFADVIAPLADLIETRADVDPDAAGAVEAALGADLQGLVVASLAALPGTEELARLGGPVAFLPQAVLGCAGSLPCAGSGLGTLAEAGLRTDDPAGRLVCLRSLVRPRAGDAADPGLVDLLDRLLGRTFLVESLDAAVLLSGGPLAGARARFVTREGVLLDADGRVRAGGRAGADDTGRLLRRRADLKGLTREVASLRQVVEGERDALLAADAEVSALAREVSAARAALLDAQREAIGASGAVERLGAEIARVARERAGVEQDLAQSRERLARLEQDREDMQRRADSLSRLLADEQAGAEALDGQVRAAQAAADAALEDVSGATIEVGRLGSAVSQARREAARLDLLRDDLARQARDLGAGLARLDERAAGHRAGVDEARARSVDAAGRARELGESLAQVRSAADDAARACEALGEQLHGVRQRFGVVERDWHSLEVSRREVEVKREAAQERTLHELGVDLTAEFGDYRAMMADGDVARIDTNEAARAIEILRDEVRRLGHVNMDALQEETTLQARNEDLVRQVADIDAARTQLADLIQHLDTVSRERFGEVFERIRETFGSEQGMFRRLFGGGKAEVRLMPLVREVERDDGTVQKVETDETDLLESGIEVIAKPPGKEPRSISQLSGGEKTLTAVALLMSIFRSKPSCFCVLDEVDAALDEGNVSRFTQVVRQFTDLSHFIVITHNKRTMQATDRLYGVTMQERGVSTRVSVRFDQVDEHGNVRVTPGRGASAAAHDPGESSRPSGAVRAMAETSGSPETPAATEAPDTPPAPKPRARRPRREAPIVNVAPPSVLDELVARHGKSNAHSGA, encoded by the coding sequence GGGCATGGCCAGCGTGGCGCTGACGTTCGACAACCCGGTGCTGACGGGCGGGGTCGGGGCGGCCGCGCCGGCGATCGAGATGGCGGTCGCTGGCGACGCGTCGCGGGACCCGCAGGCCGGCGCGGCGAGCGCGCCGGCCGAGCCGGGTGCACCGACCGCGCACGACGCCGAAGCGCAGGGGTCCGACGCGTCGCCCGCGCCGGCGGCGAGGGGCCGCCGGGCGCTGCCGGTGGACAGCGACGTCGTGGAGATCGAGCGGCGGCTGTACCGCGACGGGGACAGCGAGTACCTGATCAATGGTCGCGTGGCGCGGCTCAAGGACATCCGCGAGATGTTCCTCGACACGGGCGTGGGCGCGGACGCGTACTCGATCATCGAGCAGGGCAAGGTCGACGCGATGCTGCTGGCGAGCCCGCAGGAGCGCCGGGTGATCTTCGAAGAGGCCGCGGGCATCGCGAAGTACCGCCAGCGCCGGGTGGAGGCGGAGCGGAAGCTGGCGCGGACGCAGGCGAACCTGACGGGCGTGCGCGAGCAGTTGGAGAGCACGGAGCGTCGGCTGCGGGTGGTGAAGGGGCAGGCGGCCAAGGCGCGCAAGTTCGTGGAACTGGACACGGAGCTGCGCGCGTGGCGGGCGGCGCTGGCGTTCGAGCAGTACGACGAACTGGAGTCGCGCCTCGCGGGGCTCACGAGCCGCCAGGCGCTGCTGGACACGGAGCGCGCCGAGGTCGGGCGGCTGCTGGCGGAGGCCGAGGCGACCAAGCAGGCGCGGGAGATCGAGCGCCACGAACTGGCGGCGACCGCGCAGGACCTGGAGCGGGCGCGCCTCGCCGCGTCGCATGAAGAGCAGCAGGCGGCCCAGCGGGCGACGATGCTCGCCCGGGCGGCGGACGAGGCGGTGCACCAGGCGCAGAGCGACCGGCGGCGGCTGGACGAGATCGAGACGTCGCGCGCGGCGGCCGAGCAGCAGGGCGAGGAGCAGCGCGCGCTGCTCGCGGACCTGTCGCGCGACTTGGCGGCGCGGGAATCATCGCTGGCGACGGCGCAAACGCGCCGGGCCGAGTGCGTGCGGGCGCTGCAGGCCGCCCGCGCCGAACTGACCGCGAAGACGAGCGCGGCGCAGCGGATCGACCGGGAGCGCCTGGGGCTGGTGGCGTCGATCGCGGGCGAGGCGCGCCGGAGCGAGGGCGTGCGGGAGCAGGCGGAACGCCTGCGCAAGCGGGGCGAGGCGCTGGACGCCGACGAGCGCGCGGCCCGCGAGGCCGTGACGCAGGGCGAGGCACGCGCGCGCGACGCGCAGGCGCGGGTGGCGGAGCTCGAGGCGACGGTGCGCGGGCTCGAGTCGCGGATCGACGCGCTGGGGGCCGAGCGGCGCGAGCGGGCGGAACTGCTGGGGCAGGTGGAGCAAGACCTGGCGCGGGCGGATTCACGCCGGGCGATGCTGCACGAGATGATCGAAACGCGTGCGGGGTTCGACGAGGCCGTGCGGCGGGTGCTGGACATGAAGGCCCGGGGCGAGGGTTTCGCGGACGTGATCGCGCCGCTGGCGGACCTGATCGAGACGCGCGCCGACGTAGACCCGGACGCGGCGGGCGCGGTGGAGGCGGCGTTGGGCGCCGATCTGCAGGGCCTGGTGGTCGCGTCGCTGGCGGCGCTGCCGGGCACGGAGGAACTGGCCCGCCTGGGCGGGCCGGTGGCGTTCCTGCCGCAGGCGGTGCTGGGGTGCGCGGGATCACTGCCCTGCGCGGGCTCGGGGCTGGGGACGCTGGCCGAGGCCGGGCTGCGGACCGACGACCCGGCCGGGCGTCTGGTGTGTCTGCGCTCGCTGGTGCGCCCGCGCGCGGGCGACGCGGCCGACCCGGGGCTGGTCGATCTGCTCGACCGGCTGCTCGGGCGGACGTTCTTGGTCGAATCGCTGGACGCGGCGGTGCTGCTCTCGGGCGGGCCCCTGGCGGGCGCGCGGGCCCGGTTCGTGACGCGTGAGGGCGTGCTGCTCGACGCCGACGGGCGCGTCCGCGCGGGCGGGCGGGCCGGGGCGGACGACACCGGACGACTGCTCCGTCGCCGGGCGGACCTGAAAGGCCTCACGCGCGAGGTGGCCTCGCTGCGCCAGGTCGTGGAGGGCGAGCGCGACGCACTGCTCGCGGCGGACGCGGAGGTCTCGGCGCTGGCGCGCGAGGTGAGTGCGGCACGCGCGGCGCTGCTCGACGCCCAGCGCGAGGCGATTGGGGCGAGCGGCGCGGTCGAGCGGCTTGGCGCGGAGATCGCACGCGTGGCGCGCGAGCGCGCGGGCGTGGAGCAGGACCTGGCCCAGTCGCGCGAGCGACTGGCGAGGCTCGAGCAAGACCGCGAGGACATGCAGCGACGGGCCGACAGCCTGTCGCGCCTGCTCGCCGACGAGCAGGCCGGCGCCGAGGCGCTCGACGGGCAGGTACGGGCGGCGCAGGCCGCCGCCGACGCGGCCCTCGAGGACGTGTCGGGCGCGACCATCGAGGTCGGGCGGCTTGGGTCGGCCGTGTCGCAGGCGCGGCGCGAGGCCGCACGCCTCGACCTGCTCCGCGACGACCTGGCTCGCCAGGCGCGCGATCTGGGCGCGGGGCTCGCGAGGCTCGACGAACGGGCGGCCGGGCATCGGGCGGGGGTAGACGAGGCCCGCGCGCGGAGCGTGGACGCGGCGGGACGGGCACGCGAGCTCGGCGAGTCGCTCGCGCAGGTCCGCTCGGCGGCGGACGATGCCGCCCGCGCGTGCGAGGCCCTGGGCGAGCAGTTGCACGGCGTGCGCCAGCGCTTCGGCGTCGTCGAGCGCGACTGGCACAGCCTCGAGGTCTCGCGGCGCGAGGTCGAGGTGAAGCGCGAGGCGGCCCAGGAACGCACGCTGCACGAGCTGGGCGTCGACCTCACGGCAGAGTTCGGCGACTATCGCGCGATGATGGCCGACGGCGACGTGGCGCGCATCGACACGAACGAGGCGGCCCGGGCCATCGAGATCCTGCGCGACGAGGTCCGGCGCCTCGGGCACGTCAACATGGACGCGCTGCAGGAAGAGACGACGCTGCAGGCGCGCAACGAGGACCTGGTGCGCCAGGTGGCGGACATCGACGCCGCTCGCACGCAGCTCGCGGACCTCATCCAGCACCTCGACACCGTGAGCCGCGAGCGGTTCGGCGAGGTGTTCGAGCGCATCCGCGAGACGTTCGGGAGCGAGCAGGGGATGTTCCGACGCCTGTTCGGCGGTGGCAAGGCGGAGGTGCGGCTCATGCCGCTGGTGCGCGAGGTGGAGCGCGACGACGGCACGGTGCAGAAGGTCGAGACCGACGAGACGGACCTGCTCGAGAGCGGGATCGAGGTGATCGCCAAGCCCCCGGGCAAGGAGCCCCGCAGCATCAGCCAGCTCTCGGGCGGGGAGAAGACGCTGACGGCCGTGGCGCTGCTCATGTCGATCTTCCGCAGCAAGCCGAGCTGCTTCTGCGTGCTCGACGAGGTGGACGCCGCCCTCGACGAGGGCAACGTCTCGCGCTTCACGCAGGTCGTGCGACAGTTCACCGACCTCTCGCACTTCATCGTCATCACGCACAACAAGCGGACGATGCAGGCGACGGACCGCCTTTACGGCGTGACGATGCAGGAACGGGGCGTCTCCACGCGCGTCAGCGTGCGCTTCGACCAGGTGGACGAGCACGGCAACGTGCGCGTGACGCCGGGGCGGGGGGCGTCCGCGGCGGCGCACGACCCGGGCGAGTCGTCGCGCCCGTCCGGCGCCGTCCGCGCGATGGCCGAGACGTCTGGCTCGCCCGAGACGCCGGCGGCGACCGAGGCGCCGGACACGCCGCCGGCGCCTAAGCCCCGCGCCCGGCGCCCCAGGCGCGAGGCGCCGATCGTCAACGTCGCGCCGCCCTCGGTGCTCGATGAACTCGTGGCGCGGCACGGCAAGTCGAACGCGCACAGCGGGGCCTGA